In the genome of Pseudorca crassidens isolate mPseCra1 chromosome 12, mPseCra1.hap1, whole genome shotgun sequence, one region contains:
- the SMPD4 gene encoding sphingomyelin phosphodiesterase 4 isoform X4, producing the protein MYEEPSEPGLACGKCHTSLTKCSQGLPATDLAPGLDTVDGRHWSSKTARLDPAQEAAMAFPHLQQPSFLLASLKADSVSKPFAQRCQDLVKVIEDFPAKELHAIFPWLVESIFGSLDGVLAGWNLRCLQGRVSPVEYSIAMEFLDPGGPMMKLVYKLQAEDYKFDFPVSYLPDPVKASIQERVLPDSPLYHNKVQLPAAGGLGLHLALNPFEYYMFFFALSLITQKPPPGALHIRTSDCAYFILVDRYLAWFLPTEGSVLPPLSSSPGGPSPSPAPRTPAVPFASYGLHHTSLLKRHISHQTSVNADPTSHEIWRSETLLQVFVEMWLHHYSLEMYQKMQSPHAKESFMPTEEHVLVVRLLLKHLHAFANSLRPEQASPSAHSHAASPLEEFKRAAVPRFVQQKLYLFLQHCFGHWPLDASFRAVLEMWLSYLQPWRYAPEKQAPSSDCQARSVSERWAPFVQENLLVYTKLFLGFLSRALRTDLVSPKNALMVFRVAKVFAQPNLAEMIQRGEQLFLEPELVIPHRQHRLFTVPTFTGSFLSSWPPAITDASFKVKSHVYSLEGQDCKYTPMFGPEIRALVLRLAQLITQAKQTAKSLSDQYGESTAARPFLSWLGFYPADTNGSYPGNDLDEMGQDSVRKTDEYLEKALEYLCQVFRLSEAQLAQLTLALGTTQDENGKKQLPDCIVGEDGLILTPLGRYQIINGLRRFDIEYQGDSELQPIRSYEIASLVRVLFRLSSAINRRFAGQMAALCSRADFLGSFCRYHLLEPGLSDRRLLSPVGRGHAASLARGPRLSLRFLGSYRTLLALLLAFFVASLFCIGPLLCALLLVLGYVLYAVAMTLLTEQGKLHQL; encoded by the exons atgtaTGAAGAACCCTCAGAACCAGGCCTGGCATGTGGCAAGTGCCACACAAGCTTAACCAAGTGTTCCCAAGGGCTCCCTGCCACAGACCTGGCTCCGGGGCTGGACACTGTGGACGGCAGGCAC TGGTCCTCTAAGACGGCCCGTCTGGACCCTGCCCAGGAGGCTGCCATGGCATTCCCCCACCTGCAGCAGCCCAGCTTCCTACTG GCTAGCCTGAAAGCCGACTCTGTAAGTAAACCCTTTGCACAGCGGTGCCAAGACTTGGTTAAAGTCATCGAGGACTTTCCAGCAAAG GAGCTGCACGCCATCTTCCCGTGGCTGGTTGAGAGCATTTTTGGCAGCTTGGACGGCGTCCTGGCTGGGTGGAACCTCCGCTGCTTGCAGGGCCGCGTGAGCCCTGTGGAGTACAGTATCGCCATGGAATTCCTAGACCCCGG GGGCCCAATGATGAAGTTGGTTTATAAACTTCAAGCTGAAGACTATAAATTTGACTTTCCTGTCTCTTACCTGCCT GACCCTGTGAAGGCGTCCATCCAGGAGCGCGTGCTCCCCGACAGCCCTCTATACCACAACAAGGTCCAGCTCCCCGCAGCCGGGGGCCTTGGCCTGCACCTGGCCCTCA ATCCATTCGAGTATTACATGTTCTTCTTTGCCTTGAGCCTCATCACTCAAAAG CCGCCCCCCGGGGCCCTCCACATCCGCACTTCAGACTGCGCCTACTTCATCCTGGTGGACAGGTACCTGGCGTGGTtcctgcccacagaaggcagcgtgctcccccctctctcctccagcccGGGGGGGCCCAGCCCCTCACCGGCTCCCAG GACGCCAGCCGTGCCTTTTGCATCCTACGGCCTGCACCACACCAGCCTCCTGAAGCGACACATCTCTCATCAGACGTCTGTGAATGCAGACCCCACCTCCCACGAGATCTGGAGGTCGGAGACGCTACTCCAG GTTTTTGTTGAAATGTGGCTTCATCATTATTCTTTGGAGATGTACCAAAAAATGCAGTCCCCTCACGCCAAG GAGTCCTTCATGCCCACCGAGGAGCATGTGCTGGTGGTGCGGCTGCTGCTGAAGCACCTGCACGCCTTCGCCAACAGCCTGCGGCCCGAGCAGGCCTCGCCCTCTGCGCACTCCCACGCCGCCAGCCCCCTGGAGGAGTTCAAACG GGCCGCCGTCCCGAGGTTTGTCCAGCAGAAGCTCTACCTCTTTCTGCAGCACTGCTTTGGCCACTGGCCCCTGGACGCGTCGTTCAGAGCT GTCCTGGAGATGTGGCTGAGCTACCTGCAGCCCTGGAGGTACGCGCCTGAGAAGCAGGCCCCAAGCAGCGACTGCCAGGCCCGGAGTGTGTCAGAGAGATG GGCGCCCTTCGTGCAAGAGAACCTGCTTGTGTACACCAAGCTCTTCCTCGGCTTCCTGAGCCGCGCACTGCGCACGGACCTTGTCAGCCCCAAGAACGCACTCATGGTGTTCCGCGTGGCCAAGGTCTTCGCGCAGCCAAACCTGGCTGAGATGATCCAGCGGG GCGAGCAGCTGTTTCTGGAGCCCGAGCTGGTCATCCCCCACCGCCAGCACAGGCTCTTCACGGTGCCCACGTTCACTGGCAGCTTCCTGTCGTCATGGCCACCAGCCATCACCGACGCCTCCTTCAAGGTGAAGAGCCACGTGTACAGCCTGGAGGGCCAGGACTGCAAGTACACCCCAATGTTCGGGCCCGAGATCCGGGCACTG gtCTTGCGTCTGGCTCAGCTTATCACACAGGCCAAGCAGACGGCCAAGTCCCTCTCTGACCAGTATGGGGAGAGCACGGCCGCCCGTCCCTTCCTGTCGTGGCTGGGCTTCTACCCCGCGGACACCAATGGCTCCTACCCGGGCAATGACCTGGATGAGATGGGGCAGGACAGCGTCCGCAAGACGGACGAGTACCTGGAGAAGGCCCTGGAGTACCTGTGCCAAGTGTTCCGG CTCAGCGAGGCCCAGCTCGCCCAGCTCACACTCGCCCTGGGGACCACGCAGGATGAGAACGGGAAGAAGCAGCTCCCAGACTGCATCGTGGGGGAGGACGGACTCATCCTCACACCCCTGGGCCGGTATCAG ATCATCAACGGGCTTCGGCGCTTTGACATCGAGTACCAAGGAGACTCGGAGCTGCAGCCCATCCGGAGCTACGAGATTGCCAGCCTGGTCCGAGTGCTCTTCCGACTGTCCTCCGCCATCAACCGCAGg TTCGCAGGTCAGATGGCGGCCCTGTGTTCACGGGCCGACTTCCTCGGCAGCTTCTGTCGCTACCACCTCCTGGAGCCTGGGCTGTCGGACAGGCGCCTGCTGAGCCCCGTGGGGCGGGGGCATGCGGCCAGCCTTGCCCGGGGCCCCCGGCTCAGCCTGCGCTTCCTGGGCAGCTACCGGACGCTGCTGGCCCTGCTGCTGGCCTTCTTCGTGGCCTCTCTGTTCTGCATCGGgcctctgctctgtgccctgctCCTTGTGCTGGGCTATGTCCTCTACGCCGTGGCCATGACACTGCTAACCGAGCAGGGCAAGCTGCACCAGCTCTGA